The proteins below are encoded in one region of Mangifera indica cultivar Alphonso chromosome 7, CATAS_Mindica_2.1, whole genome shotgun sequence:
- the LOC123221587 gene encoding trichohyalin-like isoform X15 yields the protein MEEEFDNYLGVKAELQPLGVDPKRGWSFFSVHELESELSGQRHDGDLREEEAERKAKLDEIAEEHRQRQWEETEERRKEEAECEAKLDKIAEEHRQRQWEETEKRRKEEAEREAKLDKIAEEHRLRQWEETEKQRKEEAEREAKLDEIAEEHRQRQWEEAEKRRREEAECEAKLDEIAEEHRQRQWEETEKRRKEEAEREAKLDKIAEEHRQRQWEETEKRRKEEAEREAKLDKIAEERRQRQWEETEKRRKEEAEREAELDEIAEEHRQRQWEETEKQRKEEAEREAQLDKIAEEHRQRQWEETEKRRKEEAEREAKLDEIAEEYRQRQWEEAEKRRKEEAERKAKLDEIAEEHRQRQWEEAEKRRKEEAECKAKLNKIAEEHRQRQWVEAERRRKEEAEREARLNEIAQKQRQRQQEEAERRRKEEAERKARLDEIAEKLRQLQEEEAEGQRKEVERNARLDEIAEKQRQRQQEEVERWRKEKAGRKARLDEIAEKQRQRQQEEAERRRKEEAERKARFEEIAEKQRQRQQEEAERRRKEEAEHKARFEEVAEKQRQRQQEEAESQRKKEAERKARIDEIAEKQRLRQKEEAERQRKEEAERKARLEKIAEKQKQRQQEEAERRIKKEAEHKARLDEIAEKQRQRQQEEADSRRKEEAECKARIDKIAEKQRQRQQEEAERRRNEEAERKAKIDEIAEKQRQRQQEVAEKRRKEEAERKARLDEIAEKQRQRQQEAAERRRKEEAERKARLDEITEKQRQWQQEEAESQRKEEAERKARIDEIAEKQRLRQQEEAERQRKEEAECKARLDEIIEKQSQREQEEPERQRKEEAECKARLDEIAEKQRQWGGGEFGRGGKAENRSSLLETN from the exons ATGGAAGAAGAGTTTGACAATTATCTTGGTGTAAAGGCTGAGTTACAACCCCTAGGTGTGGATCCTAAAAGGGGTTGGAGTTTTTTCAGTGTGCATGAG CTAGAGAGTGAACTCAGCGGGCAACGTCATGATGGAGACCTCAGAGAAGAAGAAGCTGAACGCAAGGCAAAATTAGACGAGATTGCTGAAGAACATAGGCAAAGGCAGTGGGAAG AGACTGAGGAAcgaagaaaagaagaagctgAATGCGAGGCAAAATTAGACAAGATTGCTGAAGAACATAGGCAAAGGCAGTGGGAAG AGACTGAGAAAcgaagaaaagaagaagctgAACGTGAGGCAAAATTAGACAAGATTGCTGAAGAACATAGGCTAAGGCAGTGGGAAG AGACtgagaaacaaagaaaagaagaagctgAACGCGAGGCAAAATTAGACGAGATTGCTGAAGAACATAGGCAAAGGCAGTGGGAAG AGGCTGAGAAACGAAGGAGAGAAGAAGCTGAATGCGAGGCAAAATTAGATGAGATTGCTGAAGAACATAGGCAAAGGCAGTGGGAAG AGACTGAGAAAcgaagaaaagaagaagctgAACGTGAGGCAAAATTAGACAAGATTGCTGAAGAACATAGGCAAAGACAGTGGGAag AGACTGAGAAAcgaagaaaagaagaagctgAACGCGAGGCAAAATTAGACAAGATTGCTGAAGAACGTAGGCAAAGACAGTGGGAAG AGACTGAGAAAcgaagaaaagaagaagctgAACGCGAGGCAGAGTTAGACGAGATTGCTGAAGAACATAGGCAAAGGCAGTGGGAAG AGACtgagaaacaaagaaaagaagaagctgAACGCGAGGCACAATTAGACAAGATAGCTGAAGAACATAGGCAAAGACAGTGGGAAG AGACTGAGAAAcgaagaaaagaagaagctgAACGCGAGGCAAAATTAGACGAAATTGCTGAAGAATATAGGCAAAGGCAGTGGGAAG AGGCTGAGAAACGACGAAAAGAAGAAGCTGAACGCAAGGCAAAATTAGACGAGATTGCTGAAGAACATAGGCAAAGGCAGTGGGAAG AGGCTGAGAAAcgaagaaaagaagaagctgAATGCAAGGCAAAATTAAACAAGATTGCTGAAGAACATAGGCAAAGGCAGTGGGTTG AGGCTGAGAGAcgaagaaaagaagaagctgAACGTGAGGCAAGATTAAACGAGATTGCTCAAAAACAAAGGCAAAGGCAGCAGGAAG AGGCTGAGAGAcgaagaaaagaagaagctgAACGCAAGGCAAGATTAGATGAGATTGCTGAAAAACTGAGGCAACTGCAGGAGGAAG AGGCTGAGGGACAAAGAAAAGAAGTTGAACGCAACGCAAGATTAGACGAAATAGCTGAAAAACAGAGGCAAAGGCAGCAGGAAg AGGTTGAGAgatggagaaaagaaaaagccgGACGCAAGGCAAGATTAGACGAGATAGCTGAAAAACAGAGGCAGAGGCAGCAGGAAG AGGCTGAGAGAcgaagaaaagaagaagctgAACGCAAGGCAAGATTTGAAGAGATTGCTGAAAAACAGAGGCAAAGGCAGCAGGAAG AGGCTGAGAGAcgaagaaaagaagaagctgAACACAAGGCAAGATTTGAAGAGGTTGCTGAGAAACAGAGGCAAAGGCAGCAGGAAG AAGCTGAGagtcaaagaaaaaaagaagctGAACGCAAGGCAAGAATAGACGAGATCGCTGAAAAACAGAGGCTAAGGCAGAAGGAAg AGGCTGAGAGACAAAGAAAAGAGGAAGCTGAACGCAAGGCAAGATTAGAAAAGATCGCtgaaaaacagaaacaaagGCAGCAGGAAG AGGCTGAGAGACGAATAAAAAAAGAAGCTGAACACAAGGCAAGATTAGACGAGATCGCTGAAAAACAGAGGCAAAGGCAGCAGGaag AGGCTGATAGTcgaagaaaagaagaagctgAATGCAAGGCAAGAATAGACAAGATCGCGGAAAAACAGAGGCAAAGGCAGCAGGAAg AGGCTGAGAGACGAAGAAATGAAGAAGCTGAACGCAAGGCAAAAATAGATGAGATTGCTGAAAAACAGAGACAAAGGCAGCAGGAAG TGGCTGAGAAACGAAGAAAAGAGGAAGCTGAACGCAAGGCAAGATTAGACGAGATAGCTGAAAAACAGAGGCAAAGGCAGCAGGAAG CGGCTGAGAGACGAAGAAAAGAGGAAGCTGAACGCAAGGCAAGATTAGATGAGATCACTGAAAAACAGAGGCAATGGCAGCAGGAAG AGGCTGAGagtcaaagaaaagaagaagctgAACGCAAGGCAAGAATAGACGAGATCGCTGAAAAACAGAGGCTAAGGCAGCAGGAAg AGGCTGAGAGACAAAGAAAAGAGGAAGCTGAATGCAAGGCAAGATTAGACGAGATCATTGAAAAACAGAGTCAAAGGGAGCAGGAAG AGCCTGAGagacaaagaaaagaagaagctgAATGCAAGGCAAGATTGGATGAGATTGCTGAAAAACAGAGGCAATGGGGTGGGGGGGAATTTGGAAGAGGAGGAAAGGCTGAGAACAGAAGCTCTCTTTTGGAGACCAACTGA
- the LOC123221587 gene encoding trichohyalin-like isoform X2, producing the protein MEEEFDNYLGVKAELQPLGVDPKRGWSFFSVHELESELSGQRHDGDLREEEAERKAKLDEIAEEHRQRQWEETEERRKEEAECEAKLDKIAEEHRQRQWEEAEKRRKEEAECEAKLDKIAEEHRQRQWEETEKRRKAEAECEAQLDKIAEEHSQRRWEDTEKQREEEAEREAKLDEIAEEHRQRQWEETEKRRKEEAEREAKLDKIAEEHRLRQWEETEKQRKEEAEREAKLDEIAEEHRQRQWEETEKRRKEEAEREAKLDKIAEEHRQRQWEETEKRRKEEAEREAKLDKIAEERRQRQWEETEKRRKEEAEREAELDEIAEEHRQRQWEETEKQRKEEAEREAQLDKIAEEHRQRQWEETEKRRKEEAEREAKLDEIAEEYRQRQWEEAEKRRKEEAERKAKLDEIAEEHRQRQWEEAEKRRKEEAECKAKLNKIAEEHRQRQWVEAERRRKEEAEREARLNEIAQKQRQRQQEEAERRRKEEAERKARLDEIAEKLRQLQEEEAEGQRKEVERNARLDEIAEKQRQRQQEEVERWRKEKAGRKARLDEIAEKQRQRQQEEAERRRKEEAERKARFEEIAEKQRQRQQEEAERRRKEEAEHKARFEEVAEKQRQRQQEEAESQRKKEAERKARIDEIAEKQRLRQKEEAERQRKEEAERKARLEKIAEKQKQRQQEEAERRIKKEAEHKARLDEIAEKQRQRQQEEADSRRKEEAECKARIDKIAEKQRQRQQEEAERRRNEEAERKAKIDEIAEKQRQRQQEVAEKRRKEEAERKARLDEIAEKQRQRQQEAAERRRKEEAERKARLDEITEKQRQWQQEEAESQRKEEAERKARIDEIAEKQRLRQQEEAERQRKEEAECKARLDEIIEKQSQREQEEPERQRKEEAECKARLDEIAEKQRQWGGGEFGRGGKAENRSSLLETN; encoded by the exons ATGGAAGAAGAGTTTGACAATTATCTTGGTGTAAAGGCTGAGTTACAACCCCTAGGTGTGGATCCTAAAAGGGGTTGGAGTTTTTTCAGTGTGCATGAG CTAGAGAGTGAACTCAGCGGGCAACGTCATGATGGAGACCTCAGAGAAGAAGAAGCTGAACGCAAGGCAAAATTAGACGAGATTGCTGAAGAACATAGGCAAAGGCAGTGGGAAG AGACTGAGGAAcgaagaaaagaagaagctgAATGCGAGGCAAAATTAGACAAGATTGCTGAAGAACATAGGCAAAGGCAGTGGGAAG AGGCTGAGAAAcgaagaaaagaagaagctgAATGCGAGGCAAAATTAGACAAGATTGCAGAAGAACATAGGCAAAGGCAGTGGGAAG AGACTGAGAAACGAAGAAAAGCAGAAGCTGAATGCGAGGCACAATTAGACAAGATTGCTGAAGAACATAGTCAAAGACGGTGGGAAG ATACTGagaaacaaagagaagaagaagctgAACGCGAGGCAAAATTAGACGAGATTGCTGAAGAACATAGGCAAAGGCAGTGGGAAG AGACTGAGAAAcgaagaaaagaagaagctgAACGTGAGGCAAAATTAGACAAGATTGCTGAAGAACATAGGCTAAGGCAGTGGGAAG AGACtgagaaacaaagaaaagaagaagctgAACGCGAGGCAAAATTAGACGAGATTGCTGAAGAACATAGGCAAAGGCAGTGGGAAG AGACTGAGAAAcgaagaaaagaagaagctgAACGTGAGGCAAAATTAGACAAGATTGCTGAAGAACATAGGCAAAGACAGTGGGAag AGACTGAGAAAcgaagaaaagaagaagctgAACGCGAGGCAAAATTAGACAAGATTGCTGAAGAACGTAGGCAAAGACAGTGGGAAG AGACTGAGAAAcgaagaaaagaagaagctgAACGCGAGGCAGAGTTAGACGAGATTGCTGAAGAACATAGGCAAAGGCAGTGGGAAG AGACtgagaaacaaagaaaagaagaagctgAACGCGAGGCACAATTAGACAAGATAGCTGAAGAACATAGGCAAAGACAGTGGGAAG AGACTGAGAAAcgaagaaaagaagaagctgAACGCGAGGCAAAATTAGACGAAATTGCTGAAGAATATAGGCAAAGGCAGTGGGAAG AGGCTGAGAAACGACGAAAAGAAGAAGCTGAACGCAAGGCAAAATTAGACGAGATTGCTGAAGAACATAGGCAAAGGCAGTGGGAAG AGGCTGAGAAAcgaagaaaagaagaagctgAATGCAAGGCAAAATTAAACAAGATTGCTGAAGAACATAGGCAAAGGCAGTGGGTTG AGGCTGAGAGAcgaagaaaagaagaagctgAACGTGAGGCAAGATTAAACGAGATTGCTCAAAAACAAAGGCAAAGGCAGCAGGAAG AGGCTGAGAGAcgaagaaaagaagaagctgAACGCAAGGCAAGATTAGATGAGATTGCTGAAAAACTGAGGCAACTGCAGGAGGAAG AGGCTGAGGGACAAAGAAAAGAAGTTGAACGCAACGCAAGATTAGACGAAATAGCTGAAAAACAGAGGCAAAGGCAGCAGGAAg AGGTTGAGAgatggagaaaagaaaaagccgGACGCAAGGCAAGATTAGACGAGATAGCTGAAAAACAGAGGCAGAGGCAGCAGGAAG AGGCTGAGAGAcgaagaaaagaagaagctgAACGCAAGGCAAGATTTGAAGAGATTGCTGAAAAACAGAGGCAAAGGCAGCAGGAAG AGGCTGAGAGAcgaagaaaagaagaagctgAACACAAGGCAAGATTTGAAGAGGTTGCTGAGAAACAGAGGCAAAGGCAGCAGGAAG AAGCTGAGagtcaaagaaaaaaagaagctGAACGCAAGGCAAGAATAGACGAGATCGCTGAAAAACAGAGGCTAAGGCAGAAGGAAg AGGCTGAGAGACAAAGAAAAGAGGAAGCTGAACGCAAGGCAAGATTAGAAAAGATCGCtgaaaaacagaaacaaagGCAGCAGGAAG AGGCTGAGAGACGAATAAAAAAAGAAGCTGAACACAAGGCAAGATTAGACGAGATCGCTGAAAAACAGAGGCAAAGGCAGCAGGaag AGGCTGATAGTcgaagaaaagaagaagctgAATGCAAGGCAAGAATAGACAAGATCGCGGAAAAACAGAGGCAAAGGCAGCAGGAAg AGGCTGAGAGACGAAGAAATGAAGAAGCTGAACGCAAGGCAAAAATAGATGAGATTGCTGAAAAACAGAGACAAAGGCAGCAGGAAG TGGCTGAGAAACGAAGAAAAGAGGAAGCTGAACGCAAGGCAAGATTAGACGAGATAGCTGAAAAACAGAGGCAAAGGCAGCAGGAAG CGGCTGAGAGACGAAGAAAAGAGGAAGCTGAACGCAAGGCAAGATTAGATGAGATCACTGAAAAACAGAGGCAATGGCAGCAGGAAG AGGCTGAGagtcaaagaaaagaagaagctgAACGCAAGGCAAGAATAGACGAGATCGCTGAAAAACAGAGGCTAAGGCAGCAGGAAg AGGCTGAGAGACAAAGAAAAGAGGAAGCTGAATGCAAGGCAAGATTAGACGAGATCATTGAAAAACAGAGTCAAAGGGAGCAGGAAG AGCCTGAGagacaaagaaaagaagaagctgAATGCAAGGCAAGATTGGATGAGATTGCTGAAAAACAGAGGCAATGGGGTGGGGGGGAATTTGGAAGAGGAGGAAAGGCTGAGAACAGAAGCTCTCTTTTGGAGACCAACTGA
- the LOC123221587 gene encoding trichohyalin-like isoform X3, giving the protein MEEEFDNYLGVKAELQPLGVDPKRGWSFFSVHELESELSGQRHDGDLREEEAERKAKLDEIAEEHRQRQWEETEERRKEEAECEAKLDKIAEEHRQRQWEETEKRRKAEAECEAQLDKIAEEHSQRRWEDTEKQREEEAEREAKLDEIAEEHRQRQWEETEKRRKEEAEREAKLDKIAEEHRLRQWEETEKQRKEEAEREAKLDEIAEEHRQRQWEEAEKRRREEAECEAKLDEIAEEHRQRQWEETEKRRKEEAEREAKLDKIAEEHRQRQWEETEKRRKEEAEREAKLDKIAEERRQRQWEETEKRRKEEAEREAELDEIAEEHRQRQWEETEKQRKEEAEREAQLDKIAEEHRQRQWEETEKRRKEEAEREAKLDEIAEEYRQRQWEEAEKRRKEEAERKAKLDEIAEEHRQRQWEEAEKRRKEEAECKAKLNKIAEEHRQRQWVEAERRRKEEAEREARLNEIAQKQRQRQQEEAERRRKEEAERKARLDEIAEKLRQLQEEEAEGQRKEVERNARLDEIAEKQRQRQQEEVERWRKEKAGRKARLDEIAEKQRQRQQEEAERRRKEEAERKARFEEIAEKQRQRQQEEAERRRKEEAEHKARFEEVAEKQRQRQQEEAESQRKKEAERKARIDEIAEKQRLRQKEEAERQRKEEAERKARLEKIAEKQKQRQQEEAERRIKKEAEHKARLDEIAEKQRQRQQEEADSRRKEEAECKARIDKIAEKQRQRQQEEAERRRNEEAERKAKIDEIAEKQRQRQQEVAEKRRKEEAERKARLDEIAEKQRQRQQEAAERRRKEEAERKARLDEITEKQRQWQQEEAESQRKEEAERKARIDEIAEKQRLRQQEEAERQRKEEAECKARLDEIIEKQSQREQEEPERQRKEEAECKARLDEIAEKQRQWGGGEFGRGGKAENRSSLLETN; this is encoded by the exons ATGGAAGAAGAGTTTGACAATTATCTTGGTGTAAAGGCTGAGTTACAACCCCTAGGTGTGGATCCTAAAAGGGGTTGGAGTTTTTTCAGTGTGCATGAG CTAGAGAGTGAACTCAGCGGGCAACGTCATGATGGAGACCTCAGAGAAGAAGAAGCTGAACGCAAGGCAAAATTAGACGAGATTGCTGAAGAACATAGGCAAAGGCAGTGGGAAG AGACTGAGGAAcgaagaaaagaagaagctgAATGCGAGGCAAAATTAGACAAGATTGCTGAAGAACATAGGCAAAGGCAGTGGGAAG AGACTGAGAAACGAAGAAAAGCAGAAGCTGAATGCGAGGCACAATTAGACAAGATTGCTGAAGAACATAGTCAAAGACGGTGGGAAG ATACTGagaaacaaagagaagaagaagctgAACGCGAGGCAAAATTAGACGAGATTGCTGAAGAACATAGGCAAAGGCAGTGGGAAG AGACTGAGAAAcgaagaaaagaagaagctgAACGTGAGGCAAAATTAGACAAGATTGCTGAAGAACATAGGCTAAGGCAGTGGGAAG AGACtgagaaacaaagaaaagaagaagctgAACGCGAGGCAAAATTAGACGAGATTGCTGAAGAACATAGGCAAAGGCAGTGGGAAG AGGCTGAGAAACGAAGGAGAGAAGAAGCTGAATGCGAGGCAAAATTAGATGAGATTGCTGAAGAACATAGGCAAAGGCAGTGGGAAG AGACTGAGAAAcgaagaaaagaagaagctgAACGTGAGGCAAAATTAGACAAGATTGCTGAAGAACATAGGCAAAGACAGTGGGAag AGACTGAGAAAcgaagaaaagaagaagctgAACGCGAGGCAAAATTAGACAAGATTGCTGAAGAACGTAGGCAAAGACAGTGGGAAG AGACTGAGAAAcgaagaaaagaagaagctgAACGCGAGGCAGAGTTAGACGAGATTGCTGAAGAACATAGGCAAAGGCAGTGGGAAG AGACtgagaaacaaagaaaagaagaagctgAACGCGAGGCACAATTAGACAAGATAGCTGAAGAACATAGGCAAAGACAGTGGGAAG AGACTGAGAAAcgaagaaaagaagaagctgAACGCGAGGCAAAATTAGACGAAATTGCTGAAGAATATAGGCAAAGGCAGTGGGAAG AGGCTGAGAAACGACGAAAAGAAGAAGCTGAACGCAAGGCAAAATTAGACGAGATTGCTGAAGAACATAGGCAAAGGCAGTGGGAAG AGGCTGAGAAAcgaagaaaagaagaagctgAATGCAAGGCAAAATTAAACAAGATTGCTGAAGAACATAGGCAAAGGCAGTGGGTTG AGGCTGAGAGAcgaagaaaagaagaagctgAACGTGAGGCAAGATTAAACGAGATTGCTCAAAAACAAAGGCAAAGGCAGCAGGAAG AGGCTGAGAGAcgaagaaaagaagaagctgAACGCAAGGCAAGATTAGATGAGATTGCTGAAAAACTGAGGCAACTGCAGGAGGAAG AGGCTGAGGGACAAAGAAAAGAAGTTGAACGCAACGCAAGATTAGACGAAATAGCTGAAAAACAGAGGCAAAGGCAGCAGGAAg AGGTTGAGAgatggagaaaagaaaaagccgGACGCAAGGCAAGATTAGACGAGATAGCTGAAAAACAGAGGCAGAGGCAGCAGGAAG AGGCTGAGAGAcgaagaaaagaagaagctgAACGCAAGGCAAGATTTGAAGAGATTGCTGAAAAACAGAGGCAAAGGCAGCAGGAAG AGGCTGAGAGAcgaagaaaagaagaagctgAACACAAGGCAAGATTTGAAGAGGTTGCTGAGAAACAGAGGCAAAGGCAGCAGGAAG AAGCTGAGagtcaaagaaaaaaagaagctGAACGCAAGGCAAGAATAGACGAGATCGCTGAAAAACAGAGGCTAAGGCAGAAGGAAg AGGCTGAGAGACAAAGAAAAGAGGAAGCTGAACGCAAGGCAAGATTAGAAAAGATCGCtgaaaaacagaaacaaagGCAGCAGGAAG AGGCTGAGAGACGAATAAAAAAAGAAGCTGAACACAAGGCAAGATTAGACGAGATCGCTGAAAAACAGAGGCAAAGGCAGCAGGaag AGGCTGATAGTcgaagaaaagaagaagctgAATGCAAGGCAAGAATAGACAAGATCGCGGAAAAACAGAGGCAAAGGCAGCAGGAAg AGGCTGAGAGACGAAGAAATGAAGAAGCTGAACGCAAGGCAAAAATAGATGAGATTGCTGAAAAACAGAGACAAAGGCAGCAGGAAG TGGCTGAGAAACGAAGAAAAGAGGAAGCTGAACGCAAGGCAAGATTAGACGAGATAGCTGAAAAACAGAGGCAAAGGCAGCAGGAAG CGGCTGAGAGACGAAGAAAAGAGGAAGCTGAACGCAAGGCAAGATTAGATGAGATCACTGAAAAACAGAGGCAATGGCAGCAGGAAG AGGCTGAGagtcaaagaaaagaagaagctgAACGCAAGGCAAGAATAGACGAGATCGCTGAAAAACAGAGGCTAAGGCAGCAGGAAg AGGCTGAGAGACAAAGAAAAGAGGAAGCTGAATGCAAGGCAAGATTAGACGAGATCATTGAAAAACAGAGTCAAAGGGAGCAGGAAG AGCCTGAGagacaaagaaaagaagaagctgAATGCAAGGCAAGATTGGATGAGATTGCTGAAAAACAGAGGCAATGGGGTGGGGGGGAATTTGGAAGAGGAGGAAAGGCTGAGAACAGAAGCTCTCTTTTGGAGACCAACTGA
- the LOC123221587 gene encoding trichohyalin-like isoform X7, whose translation MEEEFDNYLGVKAELQPLGVDPKRGWSFFSVHELESELSGQRHDGDLREEEAERKAKLDEIAEEHRQRQWEETEERRKEEAECEAKLDKIAEEHRQRQWEEAEKRRKEEAECEAKLDKIAEEHRQRQWEETEKRRKAEAECEAQLDKIAEEHSQRRWEDTEKQREEEAEREAKLDEIAEEHRQRQWEETEKQRKEEAEREAKLDEIAEEHRQRQWEEAEKRRREEAECEAKLDEIAEEHRQRQWEETEKRRKEEAEREAKLDKIAEEHRQRQWEETEKRRKEEAEREAKLDKIAEERRQRQWEETEKRRKEEAEREAELDEIAEEHRQRQWEETEKQRKEEAEREAQLDKIAEEHRQRQWEETEKRRKEEAEREAKLDEIAEEYRQRQWEEAEKRRKEEAERKAKLDEIAEEHRQRQWEEAEKRRKEEAECKAKLNKIAEEHRQRQWVEAERRRKEEAEREARLNEIAQKQRQRQQEEAERRRKEEAERKARLDEIAEKLRQLQEEEAEGQRKEVERNARLDEIAEKQRQRQQEEVERWRKEKAGRKARLDEIAEKQRQRQQEEAERRRKEEAERKARFEEIAEKQRQRQQEEAERRRKEEAEHKARFEEVAEKQRQRQQEEAESQRKKEAERKARIDEIAEKQRLRQKEEAERQRKEEAERKARLEKIAEKQKQRQQEEAERRIKKEAEHKARLDEIAEKQRQRQQEEADSRRKEEAECKARIDKIAEKQRQRQQEEAERRRNEEAERKAKIDEIAEKQRQRQQEVAEKRRKEEAERKARLDEIAEKQRQRQQEAAERRRKEEAERKARLDEITEKQRQWQQEEAESQRKEEAERKARIDEIAEKQRLRQQEEAERQRKEEAECKARLDEIIEKQSQREQEEPERQRKEEAECKARLDEIAEKQRQWGGGEFGRGGKAENRSSLLETN comes from the exons ATGGAAGAAGAGTTTGACAATTATCTTGGTGTAAAGGCTGAGTTACAACCCCTAGGTGTGGATCCTAAAAGGGGTTGGAGTTTTTTCAGTGTGCATGAG CTAGAGAGTGAACTCAGCGGGCAACGTCATGATGGAGACCTCAGAGAAGAAGAAGCTGAACGCAAGGCAAAATTAGACGAGATTGCTGAAGAACATAGGCAAAGGCAGTGGGAAG AGACTGAGGAAcgaagaaaagaagaagctgAATGCGAGGCAAAATTAGACAAGATTGCTGAAGAACATAGGCAAAGGCAGTGGGAAG AGGCTGAGAAAcgaagaaaagaagaagctgAATGCGAGGCAAAATTAGACAAGATTGCAGAAGAACATAGGCAAAGGCAGTGGGAAG AGACTGAGAAACGAAGAAAAGCAGAAGCTGAATGCGAGGCACAATTAGACAAGATTGCTGAAGAACATAGTCAAAGACGGTGGGAAG ATACTGagaaacaaagagaagaagaagctgAACGCGAGGCAAAATTAGACGAGATTGCTGAAGAACATAGGCAAAGGCAGTGGGAAG AGACtgagaaacaaagaaaagaagaagctgAACGCGAGGCAAAATTAGACGAGATTGCTGAAGAACATAGGCAAAGGCAGTGGGAAG AGGCTGAGAAACGAAGGAGAGAAGAAGCTGAATGCGAGGCAAAATTAGATGAGATTGCTGAAGAACATAGGCAAAGGCAGTGGGAAG AGACTGAGAAAcgaagaaaagaagaagctgAACGTGAGGCAAAATTAGACAAGATTGCTGAAGAACATAGGCAAAGACAGTGGGAag AGACTGAGAAAcgaagaaaagaagaagctgAACGCGAGGCAAAATTAGACAAGATTGCTGAAGAACGTAGGCAAAGACAGTGGGAAG AGACTGAGAAAcgaagaaaagaagaagctgAACGCGAGGCAGAGTTAGACGAGATTGCTGAAGAACATAGGCAAAGGCAGTGGGAAG AGACtgagaaacaaagaaaagaagaagctgAACGCGAGGCACAATTAGACAAGATAGCTGAAGAACATAGGCAAAGACAGTGGGAAG AGACTGAGAAAcgaagaaaagaagaagctgAACGCGAGGCAAAATTAGACGAAATTGCTGAAGAATATAGGCAAAGGCAGTGGGAAG AGGCTGAGAAACGACGAAAAGAAGAAGCTGAACGCAAGGCAAAATTAGACGAGATTGCTGAAGAACATAGGCAAAGGCAGTGGGAAG AGGCTGAGAAAcgaagaaaagaagaagctgAATGCAAGGCAAAATTAAACAAGATTGCTGAAGAACATAGGCAAAGGCAGTGGGTTG AGGCTGAGAGAcgaagaaaagaagaagctgAACGTGAGGCAAGATTAAACGAGATTGCTCAAAAACAAAGGCAAAGGCAGCAGGAAG AGGCTGAGAGAcgaagaaaagaagaagctgAACGCAAGGCAAGATTAGATGAGATTGCTGAAAAACTGAGGCAACTGCAGGAGGAAG AGGCTGAGGGACAAAGAAAAGAAGTTGAACGCAACGCAAGATTAGACGAAATAGCTGAAAAACAGAGGCAAAGGCAGCAGGAAg AGGTTGAGAgatggagaaaagaaaaagccgGACGCAAGGCAAGATTAGACGAGATAGCTGAAAAACAGAGGCAGAGGCAGCAGGAAG AGGCTGAGAGAcgaagaaaagaagaagctgAACGCAAGGCAAGATTTGAAGAGATTGCTGAAAAACAGAGGCAAAGGCAGCAGGAAG AGGCTGAGAGAcgaagaaaagaagaagctgAACACAAGGCAAGATTTGAAGAGGTTGCTGAGAAACAGAGGCAAAGGCAGCAGGAAG AAGCTGAGagtcaaagaaaaaaagaagctGAACGCAAGGCAAGAATAGACGAGATCGCTGAAAAACAGAGGCTAAGGCAGAAGGAAg AGGCTGAGAGACAAAGAAAAGAGGAAGCTGAACGCAAGGCAAGATTAGAAAAGATCGCtgaaaaacagaaacaaagGCAGCAGGAAG AGGCTGAGAGACGAATAAAAAAAGAAGCTGAACACAAGGCAAGATTAGACGAGATCGCTGAAAAACAGAGGCAAAGGCAGCAGGaag AGGCTGATAGTcgaagaaaagaagaagctgAATGCAAGGCAAGAATAGACAAGATCGCGGAAAAACAGAGGCAAAGGCAGCAGGAAg AGGCTGAGAGACGAAGAAATGAAGAAGCTGAACGCAAGGCAAAAATAGATGAGATTGCTGAAAAACAGAGACAAAGGCAGCAGGAAG TGGCTGAGAAACGAAGAAAAGAGGAAGCTGAACGCAAGGCAAGATTAGACGAGATAGCTGAAAAACAGAGGCAAAGGCAGCAGGAAG CGGCTGAGAGACGAAGAAAAGAGGAAGCTGAACGCAAGGCAAGATTAGATGAGATCACTGAAAAACAGAGGCAATGGCAGCAGGAAG AGGCTGAGagtcaaagaaaagaagaagctgAACGCAAGGCAAGAATAGACGAGATCGCTGAAAAACAGAGGCTAAGGCAGCAGGAAg AGGCTGAGAGACAAAGAAAAGAGGAAGCTGAATGCAAGGCAAGATTAGACGAGATCATTGAAAAACAGAGTCAAAGGGAGCAGGAAG AGCCTGAGagacaaagaaaagaagaagctgAATGCAAGGCAAGATTGGATGAGATTGCTGAAAAACAGAGGCAATGGGGTGGGGGGGAATTTGGAAGAGGAGGAAAGGCTGAGAACAGAAGCTCTCTTTTGGAGACCAACTGA